Proteins encoded within one genomic window of Macaca thibetana thibetana isolate TM-01 chromosome 3, ASM2454274v1, whole genome shotgun sequence:
- the HSPB1 gene encoding heat shock protein beta-1 produces MTERRVPFSLLRGPSWDPFRDWYPHSRLFDQAFGLPRLPEEWSQWLGGSSWPGYVRPLPPAAIESPAVAAPAYSRALSRQLSSGVSEIRHTADRWRVSLDVNHFAPDELTVKTKDGVVEITGKHEERQDEHGYISRCFTRKYTLPPGVDPTQVSSSLSPEGTLTVEAPMPKLATQSNEITIPVTFESRAQLGGPEAAKSDETAAK; encoded by the exons ATGACCGAGCGCCGCGTCCCCTTCTCGCTCCTGCGGGGCCCCAGCTGGGATCCCTTCCGCGACTGGTACCCGCACAGCCGCCTCTTCGACCAGGCCTTCGGGCTGCCCCGGCTGCCCGAGGAGTGGTCGCAGTGGTTGGGCGGCAGCAGCTGGCCAGGCTACGTGCGCCCCCTGCCCCCCGCCGCGATCGAGAGCCCCGCGGTGGCCGCGCCCGCCTACAGCCGCGCGCTCAGCCGGCAGCTCAGCAGCGGGGTCTCGGAGATCCGGCACACGGCGGACCGCTGGCGCGTGTCCCTGGATGTCAACCACTTCGCCCCGGACGAGCTAACGGTTAAGACCAAGGATGGCGTGGTGGAGATCACCG GCAAGCACGAGGAGCGGCAGGACGAGCATGGCTACATCTCCCGGTGCTTCACGCGGAAATACAC GCTGCCCCCCGGTGTGGACCCCACCCAGGtctcctcctccctgtcccctgaGGGCACACTGACCGTGGAAGCCCCCATGCCCAAGCTAGCCACACAGTCCAACGAGATCACCATCCCGGTCACCTTCGAGTCGCGGGCCCAGCTTGGGGGCCCAGAAGCTGCAAAATCTGACGAGACTGCCGCCAAGTAA